A single genomic interval of Rhododendron vialii isolate Sample 1 chromosome 3a, ASM3025357v1 harbors:
- the LOC131318736 gene encoding protein GET4 has translation MSTRERPRRGVLPPAQENIEKIAKVVKDGNCYGAQQMYKSISARYISAERYSEALDILHSGSCIQLEHGQLTCGAELALLFVETLVKGKYPYDEDTLDRVRKIYKKFPRIPVPQHLDLGDDDDMQKLSEALGAAKVRVECCSSFLKAAIKWSAEVGAHRNGSPELHDMLAEYIYSESPEADMARVSYHFVRGKHPRKFASTLVNFMGKCYPGEDDVAIARAILMYLSHGNLRDANCLMDELKKQLKGKDLDFPKSDLIQLINFLLQTLQRDALPLFNMLRQTYKSSIDREPVFNELLDVIAEIFYEVPRRNPLMQGMFGDIFKMMGGDGM, from the exons ATGTCGACGAGAGAGAGACCCAGAAGAGGTGTATTACCTCCTGCTCAAGAG AATATTGAAAAGATAGCAAAAGTTGTAAAGGACGGCAACTGCTATGGAGCTCAACAGATGTATAAGTCTATCAGTGCAAG ATACATATCAGCTGAGAGGTATTCCGAAGCACTGGATATCCTCCATTCAGGTTCTTGCATTCAGTTGGAACATGGACAG CTTACATGCGGGGCTGAGCTTGCGCTTCTGTTTGTGGAGACACTTGTGAAAGGGAAATATCCGTACGATGAAGATACTCTTG ATCGTGTCAGGAAAATCTACAAGAAGTTTCCCCGAATTCCTGTGCCCCAACACCTGGACCTTGGAGATGATGATGACATGCAAAAACTTTCTGAAGCACTTGGAGCAGCAAAAGTACGTGTGGAGTGCTGCTCATCATTTTTGAAAGCTGCTATTAA GTGGTCTGCAGAAGTCGGAGCTCATAGGAACGGATCTCCTGAACTACATGATATGCTAGCTGAATACATATATTCAGAATCTCCTGAGGCG GACATGGCTAGGGTTTCTTATCATTTTGTTCGAGGGAAACACCCTAGAAAGTTTGCTTCAACGCTTGTTAATTTTATGGGCAAG TGTTATCCAGGTGAAGATGATGTAGCAATTGCACGGGCCATTTTGAT GTATTTATCTCATGGCAATCTGAGAGATGCTAACTGTCTTATGGACGAGCTAAAGAAGCAACTGAAGGGCAAGGACCTTGACTTCCCCAAATCCGATTTGATCCAGTtgatcaattttcttttgcagaC GTTGCAGAGAGATGCTTTGCCCCTATTTAACATGTTGAGACAGACTTACAAATCTAGCATTGACAGAGAACCTGTATTCAACGAG TTGCTTGATGTAATTGCCGAAATTTTTTATGAAGTGCCGCGTAGAAATCCCCTGATGCAAGGAATGTTTGGAGATATCTTCAAG ATGATGGGAGGTGATGGTATGTGA
- the LOC131318737 gene encoding uncharacterized protein LOC131318737 isoform X1 — MVFTAEPPSSSSSNPSFFPLRSHRFPFCFSFYISQIEGRLSQSTSIQLTDAGLRSGSTNLEMARVVLFRLVRSQASHHHPTSTNFPFLSVSGYNPCKFGTRSHLQSANNILNSSAQFPVAQKRWASQSSAAEDHNKFGIAPHRGGEPKDDDKDTSGIVYYGPISNTLKHVKLLSLSTCCLSVSLGPVITFMTSTDTNVILKGAVASSVIFFSASTTAALHWFVSPYIHKLRWQPGSDSFEVEMMSWLATFVLKTIKFADIRMPETNRPYVTFKANGEFYYVDVEHCHNKALLARLTPQKATTDSVFKNL, encoded by the exons ATGGTCTTCACAGCCGAACCaccctcgtcctcctcttcaaATCCATCCTTCTTTCCTCTTCGTTCTCACCGTTTCCCCTTCTGTTTCTCTTTCTACATCTCACAAATTGAAGGTCGTCTCTCTCAATCAACATCAATTCAACTCACCGACGCCGGATTAAGG TCAGGTTCGACAAATTTAGAGATGGCAAGAGTGGTCCTCTTTCGCCTTGTTCGATCCCAAGCATCCCATCATCATCCCACTTCCACAAACTTCCCCTTCCTCTCAGTctcag GCTATAATCCATGTAAGTTTGGGACACGTTCTCACTTGCAGAGTGCCAATAACATCCTTAACTCTTCTGCGCAATTTCCTGTTGCTCAAAAAAGATGGGCATCCCAATCCAGTGCAGCAGAAGATCACAACAAATTCGGCATTGCACCCCATAGAGGGGGAGAACCTAAGGACGATGATAAGGACACCAGTGGGATAGTTTATTACGGTCCAATCTCAAATACCCTAAAGCACGTGAAGCTGCTCTCTCTTTCCACCTGCTGCCTATCCGTATCTTTGGGCCCTGTCATAACGTTCATGACATCAACTGACACGAATGTGATCCTCAAGGGTGCAGTGGCATCTTCAGTTATATTCTTCAGTGCTTCGACCACCGCTGCTCTTCACTGGTTTGTGAGCCCTTATATTCACAAGCTGAGGTGGCAGCCCGGTTCAGACAGCTTTGAGGTTGAGATGATGTCATGGTTGGCAACATTTGTTCTGAAAACCATTAAGTTTGCGGATATCAGGATGCCGGAGACAAACAGGCCTTATGTGACATTTAAAGCAAATGGTGAGTTCTATTATGTTGATGTTGAGCATTGTCACAACAAAGCTCTGTTAGCGAGATTGACTCCACAGAAGGCGACTACTGATtcggtttttaaaaatttgtga
- the LOC131318737 gene encoding uncharacterized protein LOC131318737 isoform X2, which yields MVFTAEPPSSSSSNPSFFPLRSHRFPFCFSFYISQIEGRLSQSTSIQLTDAGLRSGSTNLEMARVVLFRLVRSQASHHHPTSTNFPFLSVSGYNPCKFGTRSHLQSANNILNSSAQFPVAQKRWASQSSAAEDHNKFGIAPHRGGEPKDDDKDTSGIVYYGPISNTLKHVKLLSLSTCCLSVSLGPVITFMTSTDTNVILKGAVASSVIFFSASTTAALHWFVSPYIHKLRWQPGSDSFEVEMMSWLATFVLKTIKFADIRMPETNRPYVTFKANA from the exons ATGGTCTTCACAGCCGAACCaccctcgtcctcctcttcaaATCCATCCTTCTTTCCTCTTCGTTCTCACCGTTTCCCCTTCTGTTTCTCTTTCTACATCTCACAAATTGAAGGTCGTCTCTCTCAATCAACATCAATTCAACTCACCGACGCCGGATTAAGG TCAGGTTCGACAAATTTAGAGATGGCAAGAGTGGTCCTCTTTCGCCTTGTTCGATCCCAAGCATCCCATCATCATCCCACTTCCACAAACTTCCCCTTCCTCTCAGTctcag GCTATAATCCATGTAAGTTTGGGACACGTTCTCACTTGCAGAGTGCCAATAACATCCTTAACTCTTCTGCGCAATTTCCTGTTGCTCAAAAAAGATGGGCATCCCAATCCAGTGCAGCAGAAGATCACAACAAATTCGGCATTGCACCCCATAGAGGGGGAGAACCTAAGGACGATGATAAGGACACCAGTGGGATAGTTTATTACGGTCCAATCTCAAATACCCTAAAGCACGTGAAGCTGCTCTCTCTTTCCACCTGCTGCCTATCCGTATCTTTGGGCCCTGTCATAACGTTCATGACATCAACTGACACGAATGTGATCCTCAAGGGTGCAGTGGCATCTTCAGTTATATTCTTCAGTGCTTCGACCACCGCTGCTCTTCACTGGTTTGTGAGCCCTTATATTCACAAGCTGAGGTGGCAGCCCGGTTCAGACAGCTTTGAGGTTGAGATGATGTCATGGTTGGCAACATTTGTTCTGAAAACCATTAAGTTTGCGGATATCAGGATGCCGGAGACAAACAGGCCTTATGTGACATTTAAAGCAAATG CATAA
- the LOC131318737 gene encoding uncharacterized protein LOC131318737 isoform X3 produces MARVVLFRLVRSQASHHHPTSTNFPFLSVSGYNPCKFGTRSHLQSANNILNSSAQFPVAQKRWASQSSAAEDHNKFGIAPHRGGEPKDDDKDTSGIVYYGPISNTLKHVKLLSLSTCCLSVSLGPVITFMTSTDTNVILKGAVASSVIFFSASTTAALHWFVSPYIHKLRWQPGSDSFEVEMMSWLATFVLKTIKFADIRMPETNRPYVTFKANGEFYYVDVEHCHNKALLARLTPQKATTDSVFKNL; encoded by the exons ATGGCAAGAGTGGTCCTCTTTCGCCTTGTTCGATCCCAAGCATCCCATCATCATCCCACTTCCACAAACTTCCCCTTCCTCTCAGTctcag GCTATAATCCATGTAAGTTTGGGACACGTTCTCACTTGCAGAGTGCCAATAACATCCTTAACTCTTCTGCGCAATTTCCTGTTGCTCAAAAAAGATGGGCATCCCAATCCAGTGCAGCAGAAGATCACAACAAATTCGGCATTGCACCCCATAGAGGGGGAGAACCTAAGGACGATGATAAGGACACCAGTGGGATAGTTTATTACGGTCCAATCTCAAATACCCTAAAGCACGTGAAGCTGCTCTCTCTTTCCACCTGCTGCCTATCCGTATCTTTGGGCCCTGTCATAACGTTCATGACATCAACTGACACGAATGTGATCCTCAAGGGTGCAGTGGCATCTTCAGTTATATTCTTCAGTGCTTCGACCACCGCTGCTCTTCACTGGTTTGTGAGCCCTTATATTCACAAGCTGAGGTGGCAGCCCGGTTCAGACAGCTTTGAGGTTGAGATGATGTCATGGTTGGCAACATTTGTTCTGAAAACCATTAAGTTTGCGGATATCAGGATGCCGGAGACAAACAGGCCTTATGTGACATTTAAAGCAAATGGTGAGTTCTATTATGTTGATGTTGAGCATTGTCACAACAAAGCTCTGTTAGCGAGATTGACTCCACAGAAGGCGACTACTGATtcggtttttaaaaatttgtga
- the LOC131318737 gene encoding uncharacterized protein LOC131318737 isoform X4: MARVVLFRLVRSQASHHHPTSTNFPFLSVSGYNPCKFGTRSHLQSANNILNSSAQFPVAQKRWASQSSAAEDHNKFGIAPHRGGEPKDDDKDTSGIVYYGPISNTLKHVKLLSLSTCCLSVSLGPVITFMTSTDTNVILKGAVASSVIFFSASTTAALHWFVSPYIHKLRWQPGSDSFEVEMMSWLATFVLKTIKFADIRMPETNRPYVTFKANA; this comes from the exons ATGGCAAGAGTGGTCCTCTTTCGCCTTGTTCGATCCCAAGCATCCCATCATCATCCCACTTCCACAAACTTCCCCTTCCTCTCAGTctcag GCTATAATCCATGTAAGTTTGGGACACGTTCTCACTTGCAGAGTGCCAATAACATCCTTAACTCTTCTGCGCAATTTCCTGTTGCTCAAAAAAGATGGGCATCCCAATCCAGTGCAGCAGAAGATCACAACAAATTCGGCATTGCACCCCATAGAGGGGGAGAACCTAAGGACGATGATAAGGACACCAGTGGGATAGTTTATTACGGTCCAATCTCAAATACCCTAAAGCACGTGAAGCTGCTCTCTCTTTCCACCTGCTGCCTATCCGTATCTTTGGGCCCTGTCATAACGTTCATGACATCAACTGACACGAATGTGATCCTCAAGGGTGCAGTGGCATCTTCAGTTATATTCTTCAGTGCTTCGACCACCGCTGCTCTTCACTGGTTTGTGAGCCCTTATATTCACAAGCTGAGGTGGCAGCCCGGTTCAGACAGCTTTGAGGTTGAGATGATGTCATGGTTGGCAACATTTGTTCTGAAAACCATTAAGTTTGCGGATATCAGGATGCCGGAGACAAACAGGCCTTATGTGACATTTAAAGCAAATG CATAA